The following proteins are encoded in a genomic region of Arachis ipaensis cultivar K30076 chromosome B02, Araip1.1, whole genome shotgun sequence:
- the LOC107624977 gene encoding zinc finger CCCH domain-containing protein 48: MAIITTTRRTERFSGTTPPTCKYWLAGRCNRNPCKFLHSLSTLPSNVHNANMTYMHSKNPHLSAEKMASSSVKKPTNCAPKAFKKPANCARKAVECGSETMSVEKPTQCEQMDISIEKTESVEEVATVAKSPMEKSRSICKYWMTDNCVHGDLCQNLHSWFYGDGFTTLAKLHEHKKVVTGIALPAGSDKLYSGSTDGTVRAWDCNTGHCVNMIHLNSEVTSLISEGPWIFAGVKNAVKVWNIQTGADVTLDGPKGQVLSLNVGNDILLAGAEDGVIYAWRYSSDPKPESPFELVATLSGHTKPVVCLAIGCYKMLYSGSMDHSIKVWDLNTLQCTMTLNGHTDVVTSLLCWEDYLLSSSYDCTVNVWVCTEEGTLKVAYTHTDKNAILGLYGMTDADAKPILFCSCQDNSVRMYELPTFLERGRLFTRREVRSFAIGPGGLFFTGDGTGLLNVWRWLEEPKVPTS; this comes from the exons CTTGCAAATTTTTGCATAGCTTATCGACATTGCCATCCAATGTACATAATGCCAATATGACATATATGCATTCGAAGAATCCACATTTGTCTGCTGAGAAGATGGCCAGTTCCTCTGTTAAGAAGCCAACAAATTGCGCACCCAAGGCCTTCAAGAAGCCAGCAAATTGTGCACGAAAGGCTGTTGAGTGTGGATCAGAAACTATGTCTGTTGAGAAGCCAACCCAGTGTGAACAAATGGATATATCCATTGAAAAGACTGAAAGTGTGGAAGAAGTGGCCACTGTTGCTAAGTCTCCTATGGAGAAATCACGCAGTATTTGTAAATATTGGATGACTGACAATTGTGTGCATGGTGACCTGTGTCAGAATTTGCATTCATGGTTTTATGGTGATGGGTTTACTACACTTGCAAAGCTTCATGAACACAAGAAG GTTGTCACTGGAATTGCATTACCTGCTGGTTCAGATAAACTTTATTCTGGTAGCACTGATGGCACAGTTCGGGCATGGGATTGCAACACTGGCCATTGTGTTAACATGATCCATCTTAATTCTGAAGTTACCTCGCTCATATCTGAGGGCCCATGGATTTTTGCCGGCGTGAAGAATGCTGTAAAG GTATGGAATATTCAGACGGGTGCAGATGTTACTCTTGATGGACCTAAAGGGCAAGTCCTTTCCTTGAATGTTGGCAATGATATCCTTCTTGCTGGAGCAGAG GATGGTGTTATTTATGCTTGGAGATACAGCTCTGATCCCAAACCTGAGTCTCCTTTCGAACTGGTTGCAACACTAAGTGGTCATACTAAACCGGTGGTTTGTCTTGCTATTGGATGCTACAAGATGCTTTATTCTGGGTCAATGGACCATAGCATCAAG GTGTGGGACCTAAATACATTACAGTGCACAATGACACTTAACGGGCATACCGACGTAGTCACGTCACTTCTTTGTTGGGAAGATTACTTATTATCGAGTTCATATGATTGCACAGTCAATGTTTGGGTGTGCACTGAGGAGGGAACTCTGAAAGTGGCATATACTCACACTGACAAAAAT GCTATTCTTGGACTATATGGAATGACAGATGCAGACGCCAAGCCAATATTGTTCTGCTCGTGCCAAGACAATTCAGTTCGCATGTATGAGTTGCCGAC gtttttagagagaggtcgACTATTTACAAGACGAGAAGTTCGATCCTTCGCGATAGGTCCTGGTGGACTCTTCTTCACTGGAGATGGGACTGGTTTGCTGAATGTGTGGAGATGGTTGGAAGAGCCAAAGGTGCCAACCTCTTGA